From the Desulfovibrio sp. JY genome, one window contains:
- a CDS encoding glycosyltransferase family 39 protein, with protein sequence MKTSSTRSQNAFADWPLWLVLLLAAAIRLSFLDAMELWWDEFVTLGRSLPAIPALLSGLMYQSPSAVSTDCSPPLHHLLVHAALQFGREGAIIRLPSVVFGCLSIASLMGLCKRMYGRRCAFAGGLFCALALFHVYYSRDIRWYGVYFGCALTALYALYRAVTEDKTWQWGLFSLASAAGLYASYVAAPALAGEGLFVAGIVAGQFARGERREAKRLLLRALAAFGLTFLLYAPWLPAQYYAYLSFHGNGRTNSFVLSEFMRNMRFFLEYFYQGGFNRLVFALPLAAVGYLFALRREGKTGAWMILAWGLPPIAAAYVVKTDFSVSPKYVMSGFYLLAFSLAFGAEAIARLLEKALALAKPRLRATAGWGAVLALILTAAAANFHYTTFYQGKMATDKGPLRQVALARNDINAVLYDNEHNFAFVGNWYLGDIFPQASGRFGRAYKRYYLLSVGHLSPAWARPLFKTQSFDVLVGGLVNRAPIPVIPDTAGHFRYADDFRDFTLFHDAFATDNVTADLGGGGLVPADMTRPGTILYAFSLADAPGATAARVSLTAYCLKRNAFFPDASATVLAGSDPDHLSPIGRLDALSPPGPPQESAGWHGTYTRTASYEIPARDLGGPIVYVAVTVSDGTREGMVKTTDMAIEIDCAGPPPDPTTVLRRQWRTILANLAPDQRPAGGTAVSPGRLAAFSRNTDVFPPDAASGLGGPDARQAFLAAHPGLSPVHVIRDAAGAPLLELYDPWLADPYLHLAGDARMTVSLPAPPPGYKAPGDMQPTLATLDGTPLPLSCGLPSQATAVYARQGQSSIIARELFDVGHFTPGDFYAMRDVRILPDVASLTCMGKKDCQATYRFTAPYPMKRLVVTSFPSVFGDAARRNRCHLSVSANGGPFETVFTLRSQGSGTWENAGNHPFVDAVPLPPGTTDVRVRLGMVTDGSQWQSSPELPMTFEMSLDTAGMPPLPPATGTLVNATPDNRPAALLFCDTPPKTFDSLRPGLTVTPWMRPFFR encoded by the coding sequence GTGAAAACCTCCTCCACTCGCTCGCAAAATGCTTTTGCCGACTGGCCGTTATGGCTCGTACTGCTGCTTGCCGCGGCAATCCGCCTGTCGTTTCTCGACGCCATGGAACTGTGGTGGGACGAATTCGTGACGCTTGGCCGGTCGCTGCCCGCCATCCCCGCCCTGCTGTCGGGGCTTATGTACCAAAGCCCCTCGGCGGTCAGCACGGATTGCAGCCCGCCGCTGCACCACCTGCTCGTGCACGCGGCGCTCCAGTTCGGCCGGGAGGGGGCGATCATCCGGCTGCCGAGCGTTGTTTTCGGCTGCTTGTCCATCGCCAGCCTGATGGGACTGTGCAAGCGCATGTACGGCCGACGCTGCGCCTTTGCCGGCGGTCTTTTTTGCGCGCTTGCCCTCTTTCACGTCTATTACTCACGGGATATTCGCTGGTACGGCGTCTATTTCGGCTGCGCGCTGACCGCGCTTTACGCCCTGTACCGGGCAGTCACCGAAGACAAAACGTGGCAGTGGGGGCTCTTCTCCCTGGCCAGCGCCGCCGGTCTCTACGCTTCCTATGTGGCCGCTCCGGCGCTGGCCGGCGAAGGACTTTTCGTCGCCGGCATCGTGGCCGGGCAATTCGCCCGGGGGGAACGTCGCGAGGCCAAACGCCTGCTGTTGCGGGCCCTCGCCGCCTTTGGGCTGACCTTCCTGCTGTACGCGCCCTGGCTGCCGGCCCAGTATTACGCGTACCTTTCCTTTCACGGCAACGGCCGGACCAATTCCTTCGTGCTGTCGGAATTCATGCGCAATATGCGTTTTTTCCTGGAATACTTCTATCAGGGGGGCTTCAATCGGCTGGTCTTCGCCCTGCCCCTGGCGGCCGTCGGCTATCTTTTCGCCTTGCGCCGGGAAGGCAAAACCGGCGCCTGGATGATCCTGGCCTGGGGACTGCCGCCCATTGCCGCGGCCTATGTGGTCAAAACGGATTTCTCCGTCTCGCCCAAATACGTCATGAGCGGATTTTATCTGCTCGCCTTCAGCCTGGCCTTCGGGGCCGAAGCGATCGCCCGGCTGCTGGAAAAGGCCCTGGCCTTGGCCAAGCCGCGCCTTCGGGCCACGGCAGGCTGGGGCGCCGTCCTGGCCCTCATCTTGACGGCCGCCGCCGCCAATTTCCATTATACCACGTTTTACCAAGGGAAAATGGCCACGGACAAAGGCCCGCTCCGGCAGGTCGCCCTGGCACGCAACGATATCAATGCCGTGCTCTACGATAACGAGCACAATTTCGCCTTTGTCGGAAACTGGTACCTGGGCGATATCTTTCCCCAGGCCAGCGGGCGCTTCGGCCGCGCCTACAAGCGCTATTATCTGCTGAGCGTCGGCCATCTCTCCCCGGCCTGGGCCCGGCCGCTTTTCAAGACCCAATCCTTCGACGTCCTGGTCGGCGGGCTGGTCAACCGCGCCCCCATACCCGTCATCCCCGACACGGCCGGGCATTTCCGCTATGCCGACGATTTCCGCGATTTCACGCTCTTTCACGACGCCTTCGCCACGGACAACGTCACGGCCGATCTCGGCGGCGGCGGGCTGGTGCCGGCGGACATGACCCGGCCGGGGACCATCCTGTACGCCTTTTCCCTGGCCGACGCCCCCGGGGCCACGGCAGCGCGGGTCAGCCTCACGGCGTATTGCCTCAAGCGCAACGCGTTTTTCCCCGACGCTTCGGCCACGGTCCTGGCCGGAAGCGATCCCGACCACCTGTCGCCCATCGGCCGGCTGGACGCCCTGTCCCCGCCCGGGCCGCCGCAAGAAAGCGCCGGCTGGCACGGCACCTACACCCGTACGGCATCCTACGAGATCCCGGCGCGGGACCTTGGCGGCCCAATCGTCTACGTGGCCGTGACCGTTTCCGACGGCACCCGGGAAGGAATGGTCAAGACCACCGATATGGCCATCGAAATCGACTGTGCAGGACCGCCGCCCGATCCGACGACGGTCCTGCGCCGACAGTGGCGCACGATCCTGGCCAACCTCGCCCCGGACCAGCGACCGGCCGGCGGCACGGCCGTAAGCCCCGGACGGCTCGCCGCCTTTTCCCGCAATACCGACGTGTTTCCCCCGGATGCCGCTTCGGGCCTGGGGGGGCCTGACGCCCGCCAGGCCTTTCTGGCCGCCCATCCCGGACTTTCACCGGTCCACGTCATCCGCGATGCCGCCGGCGCGCCTCTCTTGGAGCTTTACGATCCCTGGCTTGCCGATCCGTACCTGCATCTGGCCGGCGACGCCCGCATGACCGTTTCGCTTCCGGCCCCCCCTCCGGGCTACAAGGCCCCGGGCGACATGCAGCCAACCCTGGCCACGCTTGACGGCACCCCCCTGCCCCTGTCCTGCGGCCTGCCGTCACAGGCCACGGCCGTCTACGCACGGCAGGGACAAAGCTCCATCATCGCCAGGGAACTTTTCGATGTCGGCCACTTCACTCCCGGCGACTTTTACGCCATGCGCGACGTGCGGATTTTGCCCGACGTGGCGTCACTGACCTGCATGGGCAAAAAAGACTGCCAGGCCACCTACCGCTTCACCGCCCCCTACCCCATGAAACGGCTGGTGGTGACGAGTTTCCCCTCCGTGTTCGGCGACGCCGCACGGCGAAACCGCTGCCACCTCTCCGTATCGGCAAACGGCGGCCCCTTCGAAACGGTCTTCACCCTGCGCAGCCAAGGCAGCGGCACATGGGAAAACGCGGGGAACCATCCCTTTGTGGATGCCGTGCCCCTGCCGCCCGGGACCACCGATGTCCGCGTCAGGCTGGGCATGGTCACCGACGGCAGCCAGTGGCAATCCAGCCCGGAGCTGCCCATGACCTTCGAGATGTCCCTGGACACCGCCGGCATGCCGCCCCTGCCCCCGGCAACCGGCACACTCGTCAACGCCACGCCCGACAACAGGCCGGCGGCACTGCTTTTTTGCGACACGCCACCCAAGACCTTCGACAGCCTGCGGCCCGGGCTGACCGTCACGCCCTGGATGCGCCCTTTTTTCAGGTGA
- a CDS encoding ABC transporter ATP-binding protein, whose protein sequence is MQQALLSVENLTTVFDSPGGPLTAVDGVDLAIGRGEVMAVVGESGCGKTVLSLSVLGLVPPPGRVTTGKAIFDGRDILALPERERRAIRGSRASMIFQEPMTSLNPVLTIGDQVSEPVRIHRKASRREAKDAAAAMLVRVGLPDVSKRLSAYPHELSGGQRQRVMIAMALILSPELLIADEPTTALDVTVQRQILDLMLGLTRDSGTAIALITHNLGVVAQTADAVAVMYSGRVVEYAGVRAFFDGPAHPYSQGLLASLPRLSDRGRLTPIAGTVPSLSALPTGCHFHPRCPRAFAPCAHEAPPFFTLDNGRRARCWLYG, encoded by the coding sequence ATGCAGCAAGCCCTTTTATCCGTTGAAAACCTGACCACGGTTTTCGACTCCCCCGGAGGGCCGCTTACGGCCGTCGACGGCGTGGATCTCGCCATCGGGCGCGGCGAGGTCATGGCCGTGGTCGGGGAGTCGGGTTGCGGCAAAACGGTGCTGTCCCTTTCGGTGCTGGGGCTCGTGCCGCCTCCGGGGCGGGTGACGACAGGCAAGGCGATCTTCGACGGCCGGGACATCCTGGCCCTGCCCGAGCGGGAACGTCGGGCCATTCGCGGCAGCCGGGCCTCCATGATCTTCCAGGAGCCCATGACCTCGCTCAATCCGGTGCTCACCATCGGCGACCAGGTGTCGGAGCCGGTGCGCATCCACCGCAAAGCTTCCCGCCGGGAAGCCAAGGACGCCGCCGCCGCCATGCTGGTCCGGGTGGGCCTGCCGGACGTCTCGAAACGGCTTTCCGCCTATCCCCACGAACTTTCCGGCGGCCAGCGCCAGCGGGTCATGATCGCCATGGCGCTCATCCTTTCCCCGGAGCTGCTCATCGCCGACGAGCCGACCACGGCGCTCGACGTCACGGTGCAGCGCCAGATCCTCGACCTCATGCTGGGCCTGACCAGGGATTCCGGCACGGCCATCGCGCTTATCACCCACAACCTCGGCGTGGTGGCCCAGACCGCCGACGCCGTGGCCGTGATGTATTCCGGCCGGGTGGTGGAATATGCCGGGGTGCGGGCTTTTTTCGACGGTCCGGCCCATCCCTACAGCCAGGGGCTTCTGGCCTCGCTGCCGCGCCTGTCTGACCGGGGCCGGCTGACGCCCATCGCCGGCACGGTGCCGAGCCTGTCCGCCCTGCCGACGGGCTGCCATTTTCATCCCCGCTGCCCCAGGGCCTTCGCGCCGTGCGCCCACGAAGCACCGCCCTTTTTCACCCTGGACAACGGCCGCCGCGCGCGGTGTTGGCTGTATGGGTAA
- a CDS encoding Bax inhibitor-1/YccA family protein, which produces MSYPYRSMPTTQSRVEVLNAFMRGVYGWMCMGLLVTAAASAFVVSSPAIMQAVFTNQLIYIGLIIVELGMVVGLAAAINRLSATAATSMFLLYSALNGVTLSVIFVIYAKAVIINAFLVSAGMFGAMSLYGLLTKRDLTSLGSFMFMGLIGVIIASIVNIFTKSAMMDFIISCVGVLVFIGLTAYDTQKLKVMGDMAPADDATAVRRGTILGALTLYLDFINLFLMMLRLFSGSNRN; this is translated from the coding sequence ATGAGCTATCCGTATCGCTCGATGCCGACGACCCAGTCGCGCGTTGAGGTTTTAAATGCCTTCATGCGTGGCGTATACGGCTGGATGTGCATGGGCCTGCTCGTCACGGCCGCCGCGTCCGCCTTCGTCGTGTCGAGCCCGGCCATCATGCAGGCCGTCTTCACCAATCAGTTGATCTACATCGGCCTGATCATCGTCGAACTCGGCATGGTCGTGGGCCTGGCCGCCGCCATCAACCGCCTGTCCGCCACCGCCGCCACGAGCATGTTCCTGCTCTACAGCGCGCTTAATGGCGTCACGCTCTCGGTCATCTTCGTCATCTACGCCAAGGCCGTCATCATCAACGCCTTCCTGGTCTCGGCCGGCATGTTCGGGGCCATGAGCCTCTACGGCCTGCTGACCAAGCGCGACCTGACCTCCCTTGGCAGCTTCATGTTCATGGGCCTTATCGGCGTCATCATCGCCTCCATCGTCAACATCTTCACCAAGAGCGCCATGATGGACTTCATCATCTCGTGCGTGGGCGTGCTGGTGTTCATTGGCCTTACCGCCTACGACACCCAGAAGCTCAAGGTGATGGGCGACATGGCTCCGGCCGACGACGCCACGGCCGTACGCCGGGGGACGATCCTCGGCGCACTGACCCTCTACCTCGACTTCATCAACCTCTTCCTTATGATGCTGCGCCTTTTCAGCGGCTCCAACCGCAACTAA